From a single Triplophysa rosa linkage group LG1, Trosa_1v2, whole genome shotgun sequence genomic region:
- the smim20 gene encoding small integral membrane protein 20, translated as MSSNKRIALIFGGFVTAVAMAFYPIFFHPLSHAEDYKQVQKMNRTGINQADMQPVGVKIWSDPFKPKS; from the exons atgtccAGTAATAAGAGAATAGCACTCATTTTTGGAGGCTTCGTTACAGCCGTCGCAATGGCGTTTTATCCTATATTTTTCCATCCTCTCTCTCACGCAGAAGACTACA agcAGGTCCAGAAGATGAATCGAACAGGAATCAATCAAGCAGATATGCAGCCTGTTG GTGTGAAGATCTGGTCTGATCCCTTCAAGCCAAAATCATGA